Proteins from one Telopea speciosissima isolate NSW1024214 ecotype Mountain lineage chromosome 1, Tspe_v1, whole genome shotgun sequence genomic window:
- the LOC122658332 gene encoding transmembrane emp24 domain-containing protein p24beta3-like has product MESRRRLNSAKIRIFLGLLFSFIRHLSALAITVSDTECVYEYVLYEGDTVSGNFVVVDHDIFWSSDHPGIDLTVTSPGGNIVHNLKGSSGDKFDFKAPRSGMYKFCFHNPYLTPETVSFYIHIGHIPNEHDLAKDEHLDPINVKIAELREALESVTAEQKYLKAREARHRHTNESTRKRVIFYTLAEYLLLGSASALQVVYIRRLFSKSVAYNRV; this is encoded by the exons ATGGAGAGTAGAAGGAGATTGAATTCTGCAAAGATCCGTATTTTCCTAGGGCTTCTCTTCAGCTTCATTCGCCATCTATCTGCTCTGGCGATTACTGTAAGCGACACGGAATGCGTGTACGAATATGTACTCTATGAAGGCGACACTGTTTCGGGAaactttgttgttgttgatcacGACATCTTCTGGAGTTCAGATCACCCCGGCATCGATTTGACT GTGACATCTCCCGGTGGTAATATAGTGCACAATTTGAAGGGTTCATCAGGGGACAAGTTTGACTTCAAGGCGCCGCGAAGTGGAATGTACAAGTTCTGTTTCCATAATCCTTATTTAACACCAGAGACTGTATCTTTCTACATACATATTGGTCATATCCCCAATGAGCATGATCTTGCTAAGGATG AACATCTGGACCCCATAAATGTCAAAATTGCAGAACTGAGGGAGGCCTTGGAATCTGTTACAGCTGAGCAGAAGTATCTGAAAGCACGTGAGGCACGACATCGTCATA ccaatgagagcacccGAAAGCGTGTTATTTTCTACACACTTGCAGAGTACCTTCTGCTGGGTAGCGCAAGCGCATTACAAGTGGTGTACATCCGCCGCCTGTTTAGCAAGTCAGTCGCATACAATCGGGTTTGA